The Brachionichthys hirsutus isolate HB-005 chromosome 1, CSIRO-AGI_Bhir_v1, whole genome shotgun sequence genome has a window encoding:
- the skor1a gene encoding SKI family transcriptional corepressor 1a — protein MDSMPGQLRDAGRDASSSPSSKRDKQQSFSSPSPPKPNQVSETTLYGVRIVCLVIDGKERLCLAQISNTLLKNYSYNEIHNRRVALGITCVQCTPVQLELLRRAGAMPISSRRCGMITKREAERLCKSFLGAHAPPKLPDNFAFDVSHDCAWGCRGNFIPARYNSSRAKCIKCSLCSMYFSPNKFIFHSHRTAESKYLQPDAANFNSWRRHLKLTDAKSEDLNHAWEDVKAMFNGGSRKRTLPVSGSGGSHSMKSHVGSSSLTQTSSPDTPHKTLRMEEEQGNNGLGLPGSTRTYPLIPVPSKSFGMLQKIPPPLFPHPPYGFPGYGLCQKKADGVPDAAKAHVSGVFWPSAKDALYPAFSMFWPAASGLPMPPYPGSPAPKLPLELPCVRQGELDVSDQSDRGANTPKESNQHPAPDGGDRCSSSQSSTRNDEDKSGDETPPGKIRYISAFRPVVKDAESIAKLYGSRDGYGARPGYLSPDFISESSSYRSISPERESVADDDDEEDPDVDVESSRGQDDDELIRVSPDRVSSCGVKENRELSDACSSGESAASPVGSVHSGSSDEDRRARNGSPLHQVHARDKDGHVLRNAPSPFGSKQSTKSNGVHDASESQNQRAAPSVHAQNHKQADGALRINISVPDRDLENMAKEELQKQLVEQVELRKKLEREFQHLKDNFQDQMKRELSYREEMVQQLQIVRDTLCSELDQERKARFAIQQKLKEAHDALHHFSCKMLTPRQCTGACTFKPPLLPP, from the exons ATGGATTCGATGCCCGGACAGCTTCGAGACGCGGGACGAGACGCCAGCTCTTCCCCGAGTTCCAAGCGGGACAAGCAGCAGAGCTTCTCCAGCCCCAGCCCCCCCAAACCGAACCAAGTGAGCGAGACCACCCTGTACGGGGTGCGCATCGTGTGCCTGGTCATCGACGGGAAGGAGAGACTCTGCCTGGCACAGATCTCCAACACCTTGCTGAAGAACTACAGCTACAACGAGATCCACAACCGGCGCGTCGCGCTGGGCATCACCTGCGTCCAGTGCACCCCGGTGCAGCTGGAGCTCCTGCGGCGCGCCGGCGCCATGCCCATCTCGTCGCGGCGATGCGGGATGATCACCAAACGGGAAGCCGAAAGGCTCTGCAAGTCCTTCCTGGGCGCGCACGCACCCCCGAAGCTGCCCGACAATTTCGCGTTTGACGTGTCCCACGACTGCGCGTGGGGCTGCAGGGGCAACTTCATCCCCGCCCGGTACAACAGCTCCAGGGCGAAGTGCATCAAGTGCAGCTTGTGCAGCATGTACTTCTCCCCGAACAAGTTCATCTTCCACTCGCACCGCACCGCCGAGTCCAAGTACCTGCAGCCGGACGCGGCCAACTTCAACTCGTGGAGGCGCCACCTGAAACTGACGGACGCGAAAAGCGAGGACTTGAACCACGCGTGGGAGGACGTGAAGGCCATGTTCAACGGGGGGAGTCGGAAGAGGACTCTGCCCGTGAGTGGCTCGGGGGGGTCCCATTCGATGAAATCGCATGTGGGCTCGTCCAGCCTGACCCAAACGAGCTCTCCAGATACCCCCCACAAGACTTTACgcatggaggaggagcaggggaacAACGGCCTGGGCCTGCCGGGCAGCACGCGGACCTACCCGCTCATCCCAGTGCCGAGTAAGAGCTTCGGCATGCTGCAAAAGATCCCTCCGCCGTTGTTCCCGCACCCCCCCTACGGCTTCCCGGGATACGGGCTGTGCCAGAAAAAGGCCGACGGCGTCCCGGACGCGGCCAAAGCCCACGTGTCGGGCGTGTTCTGGCCCAGCGCGAAGGACGCCCTCTACCCGGCGTTCTCCATGTTCTGGCCCGCTGCGAGCGGCCTCCCGATGCCCCCCTACCCGGGCTCCCCTGCACCCAAACTCCCTCTGGAGCTGCCTTGCGTCCGGCAGGGTGAGCTGGATGTATCGGACCAAAGCGACCGGGGCGCAAACACGCCCAAAGAAAGCAACCAGCACCCCGCTCCGGACGGGGGGGACCGCTGCTCCAGCTCCCAGTCCTCCACCCGGAACGATGAGGACAAGTCCGGGGACGAGACCCCCCCGGGGAAGATCAGATACATTTCGGCCTTCAGGCCCGTCGTCAAAGACGCAGAAAGCATCGCCAAGCTCTACGGCAGCCGGGACGGCTACGGCGCGCGCCCCGGCTACCTGTCTCCGGATTTTATCAGCGAGAGTTCCAGTTATAGATCGATATCACCGGAAAGGGAAAGTGTGgcggacgacgacgacgaggaggaCCCGGACGTGGACGTGGAGTCCAGCCGAGGACAGGACGACGACGAGCTGATCCGCGTCTCCCCGGACCGGGTGTCCTCCTGCGGTGTGAAGGAGAACCGGGAGCTCAGCGACGCCTGCAGCTCCGGAGAATCGGCGGCGTCGCCGGTGGGCTCCGTTCACAGCGGGTCGTCGGACGAGGACAGGCGGGCGCGTAATGGCTCCCCTCTTCACCAA GTGCACGCCCGGGACAAGGACGGACACGTGCTTCGGAACGCGCCTTCGCCTTTCGGGTCGAAGCAATCGACCAAATCGAACG GTGTTCATGACGCGTCTGAATCACAAAACCAACGCGCTGCTCCATCCGTGCACGCGCAAAATCATAAACAAG CCGATGGAGCTTTACGCATCAACATCAGCGTTCCTGACAGAGATCTGGAGAACATGGCCAAAG aaGAACTGCAGAAGCAGCTCGTGGAACAAGTGGAGCTGAGAAAAAAGCTGGAGCGAGAATTTCAGCATTTAAAAG ATAATTTTCAGGATCAAATGAAGCGAGAGCTGTCCTACAGAGAGGAAAtggtccagcagctgcagattgTCCGAG ACACTTTGTGCAGCGAGTTGGACCAAGAGAGAAAGGCTCGTTTTGCAATACAGCAGAAATTAAAAG AAGCTCATGACGCCCTTCATCATTTCTCCTGCAAGATGCTCACCCCTCGTCAGTGTACCGGAGCCTGCACCTTCAAACCCCCACTGCTGCCTCCCTAG